A region from the Brassica napus cultivar Da-Ae chromosome C8, Da-Ae, whole genome shotgun sequence genome encodes:
- the LOC106397003 gene encoding uncharacterized protein LOC106397003: MKDPKSTMAMGDRKKIIIDTDPGIDDAMAIFVALKSPEVDVIGLTTIYGNVYTTLATRNALHLLEVAGRTDIPVAEGTHKTILNGTKLRVADFVHGEDGLGNQNFPPPEGKPIEKSAPEFLVEQAKLHPGEITVVALGPLTNIALAVQLDPEFSKNVGQIVLLGGSFAVNGNVNPASEANIFGDPEAADIVFTCGADIIAVGINVTHQVVMTADDRDKLASSNGKLGQYLCKILDLYYSYHLDAYEIKGVYLHDPTTIIAAFLPSLFTYTEGVVRVQTDSITRGLTLLYNNQKRFEEETEWSDKPSVKVAVTVDAPAVLKLIMDRLMES, encoded by the exons ATGAAGGATCCAAAAAG TACGATGGCCATGGGAGATCGCAAGAAGATTATCATCGATACTGATCCTGGAATCG ATGATGCAATGGCGATATTCGTGGCTTTgaaatcaccagaagttgatgTCATTGGTCTCACTACTATCTATGGGAACGTTTACACCACTCTCGCCACTCGTAACGCCTTGCATTTG TTGGAGGTTGCTGGTCGGACGGACATTCCTGTAGCTGAAGGAACACATAAAACTATCCTG AACGGCACAAAACTTCGAGTTGCTGACTTCGTTCATGGGGAAGATGGGCTAGGAAACCAAAACTTCCCTCCACCTGAAGGAAAGCCAATTGAGAAATCTGCACCTGAGTTCTTAGTTGAACAAGCTAAGCTTCACCCTGGTGAAATCACTGTTGTTGCTTTGGGACCTCTCACAAACATCGCTCTG GCTGTTCAGCTTGACCCTGAGTTTTCAAAAAATGTGGGACAAATTGTTCTTCTTGGTGGATCATTCGCGGTAAACGGAAATGTAAATCCAGCATCTGAAGCTAAT ATTTTTGGAGATCCAGAAGCTGCAGATATTGTCTTCACATGTGGGGCTGATATAATTGCTGTGGGGATCAACGTAACTCATCAAGTTGTTATGACAG CTGATGACAGGGACAAACTGGCATCATCAAACGGGAAACTAGGTCAATACCTCTGTAAAATCCTTGACTTGTACTATTCTTATCATCTTGACGCTTATGAGATCAAAG GTGTTTATCTTCATGATCCTACAACGATCATTGCGGCTTTCCTTCCTTCTCTGTTCACTTATACTGAAGGAGTTGTTAGAGTGCAAACAGACAGCATCACTAGAGGACTTACTTTACTGTACAACAATCAGAAGAG GTTTGAGGAAGAGACGGAGTGGTCAGACAAACCATCGGTAAAAGTGGCAGTGACGGTTGATGCTCCTGCTGTTTTGAAGCTCATAATGGATAGGCTTATGGAGTCTTGA
- the LOC111214083 gene encoding type I inositol polyphosphate 5-phosphatase 13 isoform X1, translating to MDTSVIEEEDEEALASLVPFPPRRKMHSYSVQFDQKPHHQIRKHSLDEVPRSTTLGNDAVYFDSSDEEFSTGGAIAIASGETVSNGGEDYAVVAPPPNASVGEDAVESLPEFIGAGGGAGIFKVPVRAAVHPGRPPCLELRPHPLRETQTGKFLRNIACTETQLWAGQENGVRVWNMEEVYDAGCGIGGQVQRGDEDTAPFHDSVTTSPTMCLVADQSNKLLWSGHKDGKIRAWKMDQEEPCEASDDSEPFKERISWLAHRGPVNSIVISSYGDMWSCSEGGVIKIWPWDSLEKSLLIKPAEKHMAALLVERSAIDLRTQVTVNGTCSISSSEVKFLLTDSVRAKVWAVQSLSFSIWDARSKDLLKVLNVDGQVECRVDMLPTQDQQGDDETKLKFFSASKKEKPQGFLQRSRNAIMGAAGAVRRVATRSAGGFAEDTRKTEAIVLAVDGTIWTGNMSGQIVQWDGNGSRLKDVNHHHKPVLCFCTFGDRIYVGYASGYIQVLDSDGKLMASWVSHNEPVIKLAAGGGFIFSLATHGGVRGWYVTSPGPLDNIIRKELSQKEALYARQDNVRILIGTWNVGQGRASHGALMSWLGSVASDVGIVVIGLQEVDMGAGFLAMSAAKETVGLEGSVVGQWWIDAIGKALDEKNTFERMGSRQLAGLLISLWARKEIRTHVGDLDVAAVPCGFGRAIGNKGGVGLRIRVYDRIMCFVNCHLAAHLEAVNRRNADFNHIFRLMVFSKGHNLSNTAAGMVLFLFLSCSLGFSTYLFWLLYSSGLPWALSLAAGVSTTAYTLKTTTNPTTGTEEVKSDLAAADLIAFFGDFNYRLYGITYDEARDFISQRSFDWLRERDQLRQEMKAGNVFQGMREALITFPPTYKFEKNRPGLGGYDSGEKKRIPAWCDRVIYRDTQASPFSESNLQCPVVSSVIMYEACMDVTESDHKPVRCKFHAAIAHVDKSVRRQELGNIIRTNEKIKSIFEDLKFVPETSVSTNSIVLQSQDTVILTITNTSTTNKAMFSIICGGITFVKDDGVESDYTPRGSFGLPRWLEVTPAAGIISPEGTVDVKVHHEDFQTMEECVDGIPQSWWCEDTRDKEAILMLNIRGSCSTTWTSHSVKVRHCYSARVCLLESRPKNLTKHLGGSRRHPTDKSRHGSTRPRTEDSVSRGKSH from the exons ATGGACACTTCAGTcatcgaagaagaagacgaggagGCGTTGGCCTCGCTCGTCCCCTTTCCTCCCCGTCGCAAGATGCATTCCTACAGCGTCCAGTTCGACCAGAAGCCGCACCACCAGATCCGCAAGCACAGCCTCGACGAGGTCCCACGATCCACCACTTTAGGAAACGACGCCGTTTACTTCGATTCCTCCGACGAGGAATTCTCCACCGGAGGAGCCATCGCCATCGCCAGCGGCGAAACCGTCTCCAACGGAGGCGAGGATTACGCCGTCGTCGCGCCTCCTCCTAACGCCAGCGTCGGAGAGGACGCCGTCGAGTCGCTCCCGGAGTTCATCGGAGCCGGAGGCGGCGCCGGGATCTTTAAAGTTCCTGTGCGCGCGGCGGTGCATCCCGGACGGCCGCCGTGTCTTGAGCTGAGGCCGCATCCGTTGAGGGAGACGCAGACGGGGAAGTTCTTGAGGAACATTGCTTGCACGGAGACGCAGCTCTGGGCGGGTCAAGAGAACGGCGTGAGGGTCTGGAACATGGAAGAGGTTTACGACGCAGGGTGTGGTATCGGCGGGCAGGTACAGCGAGGGGATGAGGATACGGCGCCGTTTCATGATTCTGTTACTACTTCACCCACAATGTGTTTGGTGGCTGACCAAAGCAACAAGCTTTTGTGGAGCGGCCACAAGGATGGTAAGATCCGGGCTTGGAAGATGGATCAGGAGGAGCCTTGTGAGGCTTCTGATGATTCAGAGCCTTTCAAGGAACGTATCTCGTGGCTAGCTCATCGTGGCCCAGTGAATTCTATTGTCATTAGCTCTTATG GTGATATGTGGTCATGTTCCGAAGGAGGTGTGATCAAAATATGGCCATGGGACTCCTTAGAGAAATCTCTTCTTATTAAACCTGCGGAGAAACACATGGCTGCGTTATTAGTGGAAAGATCTGCCATTGATCTCAGGACTCAAGTTACTGTCAATGGCACATGCAGCATATCTTCCTCAGAGGTCAAGTTCTTGTTAACCGATTCAGTAAGAGCTAAAGTGTGGGCTGTGCAGTCACTCTCATTCTCAATTTG GGATGCTCGGAGTAAAGATCTCTTGAAAGTTCTAAACGTAGACGGGCAAGTCGAGTGTCGTGTTGACATGCTACCTACGCAAGACCAACAAGGCGACGACGAGACCAAACTGAAGTTCTTCTCAGCTTCCAAAAAGGAGAAACCGCAGGGCTTTCTACAGCGGTCGCGTAACGCCATAATGGGAGCTGCGGGAGCTGTTCGCCGAGTCGCCACTAGAAGCGCAGGAGGGTTTGCGGAAGATACGAGGAAAACAGAAGCGATCGTCTTAGCTGTGGATGGAACCATCTGGACCGGTAACATGAGCGGTCAGATTGTGCAGTGGGATGGTAATGGAAGCCGCTTAAAGGATGTGAATCACCACCACAAGCCTGTTCTGTGCTTTTGCACGTTCGGAGATAGAATCTACGTGGGTTACGCGAGTGGATACATCCAGGTTTTGGATTCTGATGGAAAGTTAATGGCGAGCTGGGTCTCGCACAATGAGCCTGTGATAAAGCTAGCGGCGGGTGGTGGTTTTATTTTTAGCTTGGCTACTCATGGTGGAGTGCGTGGATGGTACGTGACGTCTCCGGGACCCTTGGATAATATAATCCGAAAGGAGCTGTCTCAGAAGGAGGCTTTGTATGCTAGACAAGATAATGTTAGGATTTTGATTGGTACATGGAACGTTGGTCAAGGAAGGGCTTCACACGGTGCGCTTATGTCGTGGCTAGGCTCTGTCGCTTCAGATGTTGGCATTGTCGTTATTGGGTTGCAAGAAGTAGATATGGGGGCAGGTTTCCTTGCCATGTCTGCGGCTAAGGAAACG GTTGGACTTGAAGGAAGTGTTGTGGGGCAATGGTGGATTGATGCAATTGGAAAAGCACTTGATGAGAAGAACACTTTTGAACGTATGGGTTCAAGGCAGTTGGCAGGGCTTTTGATCTCTCTTTG GGCGAGGAAGGAGATTAGAACACATGTTGGAGATCTTGATGTTGCGGCAGTCCCATGTGGATTTGGCCGTGCCATTGGCAACAAG GGTGGTGTGGGACTGAGAATCAGAGTTTATGACAGAATAATGTGCTTTGTGAACTGCCATTTGGCTGCACATTTGGAGGCAGTTAACCGCAGAAACGCTGATTTCAATCACATTTTTAGACTAATGGTGTTTTCCAAAGGACACAACCTAAGTAACACAGCAGCTGGTATGGTGCTGTTCCTGTTCTTGTCTTGCTCACTTGGCTTTTCAACATATTTATTTTGGCTGCTTTATTCTTCTGGTTTGCCATGGGCCCTCTCTCTTGCAGCTGGTGTCTCAACAACAGCTTATACACTAAAGACCACCACT AATCCAACCACTGGCACTGAAGAAGTCAAGTCTGATTTAGCAGCAGCAGACCTGATCGCATTCTTCGGCGATTTTAACTATAGGCTTTATGGTATAACCTATGATGAAGCAAGAGACTTCATTTCACAGCGATCCTTTGACTGGCTCAGAGAAAGAGACCAACTTAGACAAGAGATGAAAGCTGGTAATGTCTTCCAAGGAATGCGTGAGGCATTAATCACTTTCCCTCCCACTTACAAATTTGAAAAGAACCGTCCAGGCCTAGGAG GGTATGATTCAGGAGAGAAGAAGCGAATCCCTGCATGGTGTGACAGAGTTATATACAGAGACACTCAAGCAAGCCCTTTCTCAGAGAGCAATTTGCAATGCCCTGTAGTTTCATCGGTTATAATGTATGAAGCTTGCATGGATGTTACTGAGAGCGATCACAAGCCTGTACGCTGCAAGTTTCATGCAGCCATAGCTCACGTTGATAAATCTGTGAGGAGACAGGAGCTTGGGAATATAATAAGAACCAATGAGAAAATAAAATCCATATTCGAGGATCTAAAGTTTGTTCCGGAAACAAGTGTGAGCACTAACAGCATTGTTCTCCAGAGCCAGGACACGGTTATACTAACAATCACAAACACTTCAACCACTAACAAAGCCATGTTTAGTATTATCTGTGGTGGTATTACTTTTGTCAAGGATGATGGTGTAGAGTCTGATTATACTCCACGAGGCTCCTTTGGTCTACCTCGTTGGCTTGAG gTCACGCCAGCAGCAGGGATAATAAGCCCGGAAGGAACCGTGGATGTGAAGGTTCATCACGAAGATTTTCAAACAATGGAAGAGTGTGTTGACGGCATCCCACAGAGTTGGTGGTGTGAAGACACTCGAGATAAAGAAGCAATCCTGATGTTGAACATTCGAGGAAGCTGCTCAACTACATGGACAAGCCACTCAGTCAAAGTCCGTCACTGCTACTCAGCTAGAGTGTGCCTCCTTGAATCCAGACCTAAAAACCTAACAAAGCACCTAGGTGGTTCGCGTCGTCATCCAACAGATAAAAGCCGTCATGGAAGCACTAGACCAAGAACTGAAGACTCGGTTAGCCGAGGTAAAAGCCACTGA
- the LOC111214083 gene encoding type I inositol polyphosphate 5-phosphatase 13 isoform X2 gives MDTSVIEEEDEEALASLVPFPPRRKMHSYSVQFDQKPHHQIRKHSLDEVPRSTTLGNDAVYFDSSDEEFSTGGAIAIASGETVSNGGEDYAVVAPPPNASVGEDAVESLPEFIGAGGGAGIFKVPVRAAVHPGRPPCLELRPHPLRETQTGKFLRNIACTETQLWAGQENGVRVWNMEEVYDAGCGIGGQVQRGDEDTAPFHDSVTTSPTMCLVADQSNKLLWSGHKDGKIRAWKMDQEEPCEASDDSEPFKERISWLAHRGPVNSIVISSYGDMWSCSEGGVIKIWPWDSLEKSLLIKPAEKHMAALLVERSAIDLRTQVTVNGTCSISSSEVKFLLTDSVRAKVWAVQSLSFSIWDARSKDLLKVLNVDGQVECRVDMLPTQDQQGDDETKLKFFSASKKEKPQGFLQRSRNAIMGAAGAVRRVATRSAGGFAEDTRKTEAIVLAVDGTIWTGNMSGQIVQWDGNGSRLKDVNHHHKPVLCFCTFGDRIYVGYASGYIQVLDSDGKLMASWVSHNEPVIKLAAGGGFIFSLATHGGVRGWYVTSPGPLDNIIRKELSQKEALYARQDNVRILIGTWNVGQGRASHGALMSWLGSVASDVGIVVIGLQEVDMGAGFLAMSAAKETVGLEGSVVGQWWIDAIGKALDEKNTFERMGSRQLAGLLISLWARKEIRTHVGDLDVAAVPCGFGRAIGNKGGVGLRIRVYDRIMCFVNCHLAAHLEAVNRRNADFNHIFRLMVFSKGHNLSNTAAAGVSTTAYTLKTTTNPTTGTEEVKSDLAAADLIAFFGDFNYRLYGITYDEARDFISQRSFDWLRERDQLRQEMKAGNVFQGMREALITFPPTYKFEKNRPGLGGYDSGEKKRIPAWCDRVIYRDTQASPFSESNLQCPVVSSVIMYEACMDVTESDHKPVRCKFHAAIAHVDKSVRRQELGNIIRTNEKIKSIFEDLKFVPETSVSTNSIVLQSQDTVILTITNTSTTNKAMFSIICGGITFVKDDGVESDYTPRGSFGLPRWLEVTPAAGIISPEGTVDVKVHHEDFQTMEECVDGIPQSWWCEDTRDKEAILMLNIRGSCSTTWTSHSVKVRHCYSARVCLLESRPKNLTKHLGGSRRHPTDKSRHGSTRPRTEDSVSRGKSH, from the exons ATGGACACTTCAGTcatcgaagaagaagacgaggagGCGTTGGCCTCGCTCGTCCCCTTTCCTCCCCGTCGCAAGATGCATTCCTACAGCGTCCAGTTCGACCAGAAGCCGCACCACCAGATCCGCAAGCACAGCCTCGACGAGGTCCCACGATCCACCACTTTAGGAAACGACGCCGTTTACTTCGATTCCTCCGACGAGGAATTCTCCACCGGAGGAGCCATCGCCATCGCCAGCGGCGAAACCGTCTCCAACGGAGGCGAGGATTACGCCGTCGTCGCGCCTCCTCCTAACGCCAGCGTCGGAGAGGACGCCGTCGAGTCGCTCCCGGAGTTCATCGGAGCCGGAGGCGGCGCCGGGATCTTTAAAGTTCCTGTGCGCGCGGCGGTGCATCCCGGACGGCCGCCGTGTCTTGAGCTGAGGCCGCATCCGTTGAGGGAGACGCAGACGGGGAAGTTCTTGAGGAACATTGCTTGCACGGAGACGCAGCTCTGGGCGGGTCAAGAGAACGGCGTGAGGGTCTGGAACATGGAAGAGGTTTACGACGCAGGGTGTGGTATCGGCGGGCAGGTACAGCGAGGGGATGAGGATACGGCGCCGTTTCATGATTCTGTTACTACTTCACCCACAATGTGTTTGGTGGCTGACCAAAGCAACAAGCTTTTGTGGAGCGGCCACAAGGATGGTAAGATCCGGGCTTGGAAGATGGATCAGGAGGAGCCTTGTGAGGCTTCTGATGATTCAGAGCCTTTCAAGGAACGTATCTCGTGGCTAGCTCATCGTGGCCCAGTGAATTCTATTGTCATTAGCTCTTATG GTGATATGTGGTCATGTTCCGAAGGAGGTGTGATCAAAATATGGCCATGGGACTCCTTAGAGAAATCTCTTCTTATTAAACCTGCGGAGAAACACATGGCTGCGTTATTAGTGGAAAGATCTGCCATTGATCTCAGGACTCAAGTTACTGTCAATGGCACATGCAGCATATCTTCCTCAGAGGTCAAGTTCTTGTTAACCGATTCAGTAAGAGCTAAAGTGTGGGCTGTGCAGTCACTCTCATTCTCAATTTG GGATGCTCGGAGTAAAGATCTCTTGAAAGTTCTAAACGTAGACGGGCAAGTCGAGTGTCGTGTTGACATGCTACCTACGCAAGACCAACAAGGCGACGACGAGACCAAACTGAAGTTCTTCTCAGCTTCCAAAAAGGAGAAACCGCAGGGCTTTCTACAGCGGTCGCGTAACGCCATAATGGGAGCTGCGGGAGCTGTTCGCCGAGTCGCCACTAGAAGCGCAGGAGGGTTTGCGGAAGATACGAGGAAAACAGAAGCGATCGTCTTAGCTGTGGATGGAACCATCTGGACCGGTAACATGAGCGGTCAGATTGTGCAGTGGGATGGTAATGGAAGCCGCTTAAAGGATGTGAATCACCACCACAAGCCTGTTCTGTGCTTTTGCACGTTCGGAGATAGAATCTACGTGGGTTACGCGAGTGGATACATCCAGGTTTTGGATTCTGATGGAAAGTTAATGGCGAGCTGGGTCTCGCACAATGAGCCTGTGATAAAGCTAGCGGCGGGTGGTGGTTTTATTTTTAGCTTGGCTACTCATGGTGGAGTGCGTGGATGGTACGTGACGTCTCCGGGACCCTTGGATAATATAATCCGAAAGGAGCTGTCTCAGAAGGAGGCTTTGTATGCTAGACAAGATAATGTTAGGATTTTGATTGGTACATGGAACGTTGGTCAAGGAAGGGCTTCACACGGTGCGCTTATGTCGTGGCTAGGCTCTGTCGCTTCAGATGTTGGCATTGTCGTTATTGGGTTGCAAGAAGTAGATATGGGGGCAGGTTTCCTTGCCATGTCTGCGGCTAAGGAAACG GTTGGACTTGAAGGAAGTGTTGTGGGGCAATGGTGGATTGATGCAATTGGAAAAGCACTTGATGAGAAGAACACTTTTGAACGTATGGGTTCAAGGCAGTTGGCAGGGCTTTTGATCTCTCTTTG GGCGAGGAAGGAGATTAGAACACATGTTGGAGATCTTGATGTTGCGGCAGTCCCATGTGGATTTGGCCGTGCCATTGGCAACAAG GGTGGTGTGGGACTGAGAATCAGAGTTTATGACAGAATAATGTGCTTTGTGAACTGCCATTTGGCTGCACATTTGGAGGCAGTTAACCGCAGAAACGCTGATTTCAATCACATTTTTAGACTAATGGTGTTTTCCAAAGGACACAACCTAAGTAACACAGCAGCTG CTGGTGTCTCAACAACAGCTTATACACTAAAGACCACCACT AATCCAACCACTGGCACTGAAGAAGTCAAGTCTGATTTAGCAGCAGCAGACCTGATCGCATTCTTCGGCGATTTTAACTATAGGCTTTATGGTATAACCTATGATGAAGCAAGAGACTTCATTTCACAGCGATCCTTTGACTGGCTCAGAGAAAGAGACCAACTTAGACAAGAGATGAAAGCTGGTAATGTCTTCCAAGGAATGCGTGAGGCATTAATCACTTTCCCTCCCACTTACAAATTTGAAAAGAACCGTCCAGGCCTAGGAG GGTATGATTCAGGAGAGAAGAAGCGAATCCCTGCATGGTGTGACAGAGTTATATACAGAGACACTCAAGCAAGCCCTTTCTCAGAGAGCAATTTGCAATGCCCTGTAGTTTCATCGGTTATAATGTATGAAGCTTGCATGGATGTTACTGAGAGCGATCACAAGCCTGTACGCTGCAAGTTTCATGCAGCCATAGCTCACGTTGATAAATCTGTGAGGAGACAGGAGCTTGGGAATATAATAAGAACCAATGAGAAAATAAAATCCATATTCGAGGATCTAAAGTTTGTTCCGGAAACAAGTGTGAGCACTAACAGCATTGTTCTCCAGAGCCAGGACACGGTTATACTAACAATCACAAACACTTCAACCACTAACAAAGCCATGTTTAGTATTATCTGTGGTGGTATTACTTTTGTCAAGGATGATGGTGTAGAGTCTGATTATACTCCACGAGGCTCCTTTGGTCTACCTCGTTGGCTTGAG gTCACGCCAGCAGCAGGGATAATAAGCCCGGAAGGAACCGTGGATGTGAAGGTTCATCACGAAGATTTTCAAACAATGGAAGAGTGTGTTGACGGCATCCCACAGAGTTGGTGGTGTGAAGACACTCGAGATAAAGAAGCAATCCTGATGTTGAACATTCGAGGAAGCTGCTCAACTACATGGACAAGCCACTCAGTCAAAGTCCGTCACTGCTACTCAGCTAGAGTGTGCCTCCTTGAATCCAGACCTAAAAACCTAACAAAGCACCTAGGTGGTTCGCGTCGTCATCCAACAGATAAAAGCCGTCATGGAAGCACTAGACCAAGAACTGAAGACTCGGTTAGCCGAGGTAAAAGCCACTGA